Below is a genomic region from bacterium.
GACCAGCCGCACCACGCCGCGATCTATGCGCAATGGCTGGAGCACAACCGGAGCAGTGACCGCGTCTCCGGCTCCCGCGACATCGACATGAAGGCCGCCATCGTCGAGCACTTCCGCGACGAGGCCACGATCCTGGTGGCGACGGAAGCCACCGCCGAGGGCGTCAACCTGCAGTTCTGCTCGCTGGTGGTGAACTTCGATCTGCCCTGGAATCCCCAGCGCATCGAACAGCGCATTGGCCGCTGCCACCGCTATGGCCAGCGGCACGACGTGGTGGTGGTGAACTTCCTCAACCGGCGCAACGAGGCGGACCGCCGCGTCTTTGAATTGCTCAGCGAGAAGTTCCGCCTCTTCGACGGCGTGTTCGGCGCATCCGACGAAGTGTTGGGAGCGCTGGAATCCGGCGTGGACATCGAACGCCGCATCGCCGAGGTCTACCAGAGCTGCCGCACCAATGCCGAGATCCAGGCCGCCTTCGACGCCCTGCAGGCGGAGCTGGACGCCAAGATCCAGGCGCGCCTGGCCGCCACCCGCCAGACCCTGTTGGAGCATTTCGACGAGGACGTGCAGGCCCGCCTGCGCATCAGCCGCGACCTCACCGCCGCCTGCCTGAACCAGCGCGAACGCTGGCTGCTGGACCTGACCCGCGTGGAACTGGGCGAGCAGGCCTGGTTCGATCCCCAGCGCCCGCGCTTCCGGCTGCCATCCCCGGATGGCGCACCCCAGACCTACAATCTGGACTGGAAGGACGCCGAGGCCCAAGGCGAGCACTTCTATCGCTCCGAGCACCCGCTGGCCAGCCGCCTGATCCAACAAGCCCTGGAGCGCGAGCTGCCCTGTGTGGAGCTGACCTTCGACTACAGCGGCCACGGCGCCAAGATCAGCGTGCTGGAGCCGCTGGTGGGTCAATCGGGCTGGCTGGAGATTTCCCGCCTGACCGTGTCCGCCGTGGAGGAAGATGAATTCCTGATCTTCGCCGCACGCACGGATCACCAGGCGGTGCTGGACGAGGACACCTGCTGGAAACTGCTCTCGCTGTCCGCCACGCTGGGAACCGAACAGAAACCCGTGGACCTGGCACCCCTGCGCCAAGCGGCCGTGGACACCCGGCTGGTGGAAATCCAGACCCGCAACGCGCGCCTCTTCGATGAAGAGGTGTTGAAGCTGGACCGCTGGAGCGAGGACCTGAAGCTGTCCCTGGAACACGAGCTGAAGGAACTGGACAAGCAGATCCGCGAGCTGCGCCGCGCCGGGGCTTTGGCGCAATCCCTGGAAGACAAACTGGCGCACCAGAAGCGCCTGCGGGAGCTGGAGAGGCAGCGCAATGGCAGGCGCCGCGAACTTTTCGAGGCGCAAGATGGCATCGACCAGCAACGGGAGGAGCTGATCACAACCATCGAGCAGGCGTTGGCACAGCAGACATCGGTCGGGCAATTCGTATCCTGCCGCTGGACCGTGTGCTAGGGAGGAACC
It encodes:
- a CDS encoding SNF2-related protein; translated protein: MDLNPHQIDAALFALRSPFTNGAILADEVGLGKTVEAGIVLSQRWAERRRRILVIVPAMLRKQWQQELLEKFFLPADVLDARVAGNTQPGGSANPFDRKDRVVICSYHFASLRAADVSRIPWDLVVLDEAHRLRNVHRSRSRLQNIPAATKSMAHRIDDALGRAPKLLLTATPLQNSLLELFSLVSVIDPHVFGDVASFRDQFVTNPDELSRNVLLKQRLAPVCTRTLRKQVTEYIPFTNRVPITQEFLPSGAEQALYDAITDYLHREILYALPASQRQLITMVLRKLLSSSTFAIARTLRRLADRLEHVQQQMDLLGEDDLEGLDDWAEEIGAEAEPADDTPASPVQLDPVQLGEELAELRRYADQAAAIAHNAKGDTLLPALAIAFARAEELGAARKAVIFTESRETQRYLFDLLTTNGYAGQVATINGTNDQPHHAAIYAQWLEHNRSSDRVSGSRDIDMKAAIVEHFRDEATILVATEATAEGVNLQFCSLVVNFDLPWNPQRIEQRIGRCHRYGQRHDVVVVNFLNRRNEADRRVFELLSEKFRLFDGVFGASDEVLGALESGVDIERRIAEVYQSCRTNAEIQAAFDALQAELDAKIQARLAATRQTLLEHFDEDVQARLRISRDLTAACLNQRERWLLDLTRVELGEQAWFDPQRPRFRLPSPDGAPQTYNLDWKDAEAQGEHFYRSEHPLASRLIQQALERELPCVELTFDYSGHGAKISVLEPLVGQSGWLEISRLTVSAVEEDEFLIFAARTDHQAVLDEDTCWKLLSLSATLGTEQKPVDLAPLRQAAVDTRLVEIQTRNARLFDEEVLKLDRWSEDLKLSLEHELKELDKQIRELRRAGALAQSLEDKLAHQKRLRELERQRNGRRRELFEAQDGIDQQREELITTIEQALAQQTSVGQFVSCRWTVC